The following proteins are co-located in the Mesorhizobium australicum WSM2073 genome:
- a CDS encoding type II and III secretion system protein family protein, producing the protein MLMRTLYRMKARSRLVRALAMAFTLAASGVLALPGAAKADNDIVYVSSTKNASIKVAKGKPKTIMTSAAFYQIVIGDPEIANVNPLTDKSFYVLGNNLGTTGIALFDQNKQLVGTVDIEVTLDTDQLANTIRASVPDAKIKVGSANGRVVLSGEADDAVAADKASKIASRFSGNEEVINSVNISSSQQVQLNVRFVEINRQAGQDLGAKYSANFAYGFGGRDISLDPGTVPAAGTGEIIGRLLSNGVSIDIAIKALEERGLARRLAEPNLIARSGETASFLAGGEFPIPVSEDNGKISVSYKKYGVSLDFKPTVLKDGLVSLDIAPEVSSIDASASYNIGNISVPGFIVRRAKTSVDLKNGQSFMIAGLLQSQNDITTSRIPGLGKMPVLGALFSSKSYQRRETDLVIIVTPYLVKPVDPSKKMAEPTDGTQPASNVDYFLNNTEEVKAPDTGRALALADGSAARAAPATKVGHFLDLPKD; encoded by the coding sequence ATGTTGATGCGTACCCTATATCGAATGAAGGCTCGGTCGCGCTTGGTGCGCGCCCTGGCGATGGCGTTTACCCTGGCTGCGAGCGGCGTGCTTGCCTTGCCCGGAGCGGCGAAGGCGGACAACGACATCGTCTATGTCTCGTCGACCAAGAATGCGTCGATCAAGGTTGCCAAGGGCAAGCCCAAGACGATCATGACGAGCGCGGCCTTCTACCAGATCGTCATCGGTGATCCGGAGATCGCCAACGTCAACCCGCTGACCGACAAATCCTTCTATGTGCTGGGCAACAATCTCGGCACCACCGGCATTGCGCTGTTCGACCAGAACAAGCAGCTCGTCGGCACCGTGGACATCGAGGTGACGCTCGACACCGACCAATTGGCGAACACTATCCGTGCCAGTGTGCCGGACGCCAAGATCAAGGTCGGCTCGGCCAACGGCCGTGTCGTGCTGTCGGGTGAGGCGGATGACGCGGTTGCAGCGGATAAGGCAAGCAAGATCGCCAGCCGCTTTTCCGGCAATGAGGAAGTGATCAACTCGGTCAATATCTCTTCGTCGCAGCAGGTTCAGCTCAATGTCCGGTTCGTCGAGATCAACCGCCAGGCAGGGCAGGACCTGGGCGCGAAATACAGCGCCAATTTCGCCTACGGCTTCGGCGGTCGCGACATTTCACTGGATCCGGGCACGGTCCCAGCGGCGGGGACCGGCGAGATCATCGGCCGACTGCTGTCGAACGGCGTCTCGATCGACATTGCCATTAAGGCGCTGGAAGAGCGCGGCCTTGCCCGTCGGCTGGCTGAGCCGAACCTGATCGCGCGTTCAGGGGAGACAGCGAGCTTCCTGGCCGGCGGCGAATTTCCGATCCCGGTTTCGGAGGACAACGGCAAGATTTCGGTCAGCTACAAGAAATATGGCGTTAGCCTGGATTTCAAGCCGACCGTACTCAAGGACGGGTTGGTCAGCCTCGACATCGCGCCGGAAGTCTCCTCGATCGATGCGTCGGCGTCCTACAATATCGGCAACATTTCCGTGCCCGGCTTCATCGTGCGCCGCGCCAAGACCTCGGTCGACCTGAAGAACGGCCAGAGCTTCATGATCGCCGGGCTTTTGCAGTCCCAGAACGACATCACCACGTCTCGCATTCCCGGCCTTGGCAAGATGCCGGTGCTTGGAGCGCTGTTTTCGTCGAAATCCTATCAGCGGCGCGAGACCGACCTGGTCATCATCGTCACGCCCTATCTGGTCAAGCCGGTCGATCCGTCGAAGAAAATGGCTGAGCCGACCGATGGCACGCAGCCAGCCAGCAATGTCGACTATTTCCTCAACAACACCGAGGAGGTGAAGGCGCCGGATACGGGCCGCGCGCTGGCGCTGGCCGACGGCAGTGCCGCACGGGCCGCTCCTGCCACCAAAGTCGGTCATTTCCTCGACCTGCCGAAGGACTGA
- a CDS encoding AAA family ATPase, with product MANSTKKILLVSTDRTFAQDTKTAFAASEIIQLMTVEKNVTELRGEVQEAEFGVVIVDMDAAKLEEIESLQRVMRRLEGKAPVVVVTQEFNAAAVRILVQLKVADFLVKPITTADLVRSVVRALQGPGREENTESQIYTFMPAAGGVGTTTLALQTAFQLHHSVTRGASTCVVDLNFQQGACAEYLDLEPRFDITEIENQPERLDRQLLDVMLSKHASGLCVLAAPTHPSEMRSFKTDVVVRMLDLVSAYFDNVVIDMPRTWFPWTETVLLGSNKLYIVAEMTVPCLRHTQRLIQAVYETAGKEVKPNVIVNRFEQKMFDNGIKQADVQEILGEHFVGGIANNYRLVREAVDRGVPLHEIDPNANVVNDLKKIILPEEAVATASKSKSLFGFGRGLLKRKAG from the coding sequence ATGGCAAACAGCACCAAGAAAATCCTGCTCGTATCGACAGACCGGACCTTCGCGCAGGACACGAAGACGGCCTTCGCCGCCTCCGAGATCATCCAGCTCATGACGGTGGAGAAGAACGTCACCGAGCTGCGCGGCGAGGTCCAGGAGGCCGAGTTCGGCGTTGTCATCGTCGACATGGATGCAGCGAAACTCGAGGAGATCGAGTCCCTGCAGCGCGTCATGCGCCGGCTCGAGGGCAAGGCACCGGTGGTCGTGGTCACCCAGGAGTTCAACGCCGCGGCCGTGCGCATCCTGGTGCAGCTCAAGGTCGCCGATTTCCTGGTCAAGCCGATCACCACCGCAGACCTCGTGCGTTCGGTCGTGCGGGCTCTGCAGGGACCCGGGCGCGAGGAAAACACCGAGTCGCAGATCTATACCTTCATGCCCGCCGCCGGCGGCGTCGGAACCACGACACTGGCACTGCAGACCGCGTTCCAGCTGCATCATTCGGTGACGCGCGGCGCCTCGACCTGCGTGGTCGACCTCAATTTCCAGCAAGGTGCCTGCGCCGAATATCTCGATCTCGAGCCGCGTTTCGACATCACCGAAATCGAGAACCAGCCTGAGCGCCTCGACCGGCAACTGCTCGATGTGATGCTGTCCAAGCACGCCAGCGGACTGTGTGTGCTGGCGGCGCCGACACATCCGTCCGAAATGCGGTCATTCAAGACCGATGTCGTGGTGCGCATGCTGGACCTCGTTTCGGCCTATTTCGACAATGTCGTCATCGACATGCCGCGCACCTGGTTTCCGTGGACGGAAACTGTGCTGCTCGGTTCCAACAAGCTTTACATCGTGGCCGAAATGACGGTGCCGTGCCTGCGCCATACGCAGCGGCTGATCCAGGCCGTCTACGAGACCGCCGGCAAGGAAGTGAAGCCGAACGTGATCGTCAACCGTTTCGAGCAGAAGATGTTCGACAACGGCATCAAGCAGGCGGACGTCCAGGAAATCCTTGGCGAGCATTTTGTCGGCGGCATCGCCAACAACTACCGGCTGGTGCGCGAGGCGGTCGACCGCGGCGTGCCGCTGCACGAGATCGATCCCAACGCCAATGTCGTCAACGACCTGAAGAAGATCATTCTTCCGGAAGAGGCGGTGGCAACCGCGAGCAAGTCGAAGTCGCTGTTCGGCTTCGGCAGGGGCCTCTTGAAAAGGAAAGCTGGATGA
- a CDS encoding CpaF family protein — translation MTSRFSTLQNRDARPRPAESTPVAHHAVVIPTSRKALPTKAEAAPAKNANKVLDARVRIHRMLLEEINLVALERLPKEEMRRQVHDFVSEKTRQERMAINTAELDALVDDIVDEMVGLGPLEPLLKDPEINDILINGHQNCFVEKKGKLQQVHIPFKDEAHLLRIVNKIVAAVGRRVDESQPMVDARMLDGSRFNAAIRPVAVDGPLVSIRKFSKNKLGLHRLVEFGAITQNMAEVLAAAVHARKTTIISGGTGTGKTTMLNALSAFIPEDERLITIEDAAELQLQQPHVARMETRPANIEGHGELKQRDLVKNALRMRPDRVILGECRGEEAFDMLQAMNTGHEGSMATIHANTPRDCISRLEQMLGMTGMPMTVQSIRSQIASAIDIIVQLTRLSDGKRKVTSVAEVTGMEGDVIQMQEIFRFVRTGMEADGKILGYYEATGIRPRFLEDLRAMGIDFPGRYFEPGRPQE, via the coding sequence ATGACCAGCCGTTTTTCCACCCTGCAGAACCGTGACGCGCGTCCGCGCCCGGCTGAATCGACGCCGGTCGCGCATCATGCAGTCGTCATCCCGACCAGCCGGAAGGCTTTGCCGACGAAGGCGGAGGCGGCGCCGGCAAAGAATGCCAACAAGGTGCTCGATGCCCGCGTGCGCATCCACCGGATGCTGCTCGAGGAGATCAATCTCGTCGCGTTGGAGCGCTTGCCCAAGGAGGAGATGCGCCGGCAAGTGCACGATTTCGTATCGGAAAAGACCCGCCAGGAGCGGATGGCGATCAACACCGCCGAACTCGACGCGCTGGTTGACGACATCGTCGACGAGATGGTCGGCCTCGGCCCGCTCGAGCCGCTGCTCAAGGATCCCGAAATCAACGATATCCTGATCAACGGCCATCAGAACTGCTTCGTCGAAAAGAAAGGCAAGCTGCAGCAGGTCCATATCCCGTTCAAGGACGAGGCGCATCTGCTCAGAATCGTCAACAAGATCGTGGCCGCCGTCGGCCGCCGCGTCGATGAATCGCAACCGATGGTCGACGCTCGCATGCTGGACGGCTCGCGGTTCAACGCAGCCATCCGCCCGGTGGCCGTCGACGGCCCGCTGGTGTCGATCCGCAAGTTCTCCAAGAACAAGCTTGGCCTGCACAGGCTCGTCGAATTCGGCGCCATCACACAGAACATGGCCGAAGTGCTGGCCGCGGCCGTCCACGCCCGCAAGACGACGATCATTTCGGGCGGCACCGGCACAGGCAAGACGACGATGCTCAACGCGCTGTCGGCGTTCATTCCCGAAGACGAGCGACTGATCACCATCGAGGACGCAGCGGAACTTCAATTGCAGCAGCCGCATGTCGCACGCATGGAGACGCGTCCCGCCAACATCGAAGGCCATGGCGAGCTCAAACAGCGCGACCTGGTCAAGAACGCGCTGCGCATGCGTCCCGACCGCGTCATCCTCGGCGAGTGCCGCGGCGAGGAAGCCTTCGACATGCTGCAGGCCATGAACACCGGCCACGAAGGCTCGATGGCGACCATTCACGCCAATACGCCGCGCGACTGCATTTCGCGCCTCGAGCAGATGCTGGGCATGACCGGCATGCCGATGACGGTGCAGTCGATCCGCAGCCAGATCGCCAGCGCCATCGACATCATCGTCCAGCTGACCCGACTTTCCGACGGCAAGCGCAAGGTGACGAGCGTCGCCGAGGTGACCGGCATGGAAGGCGATGTCATCCAGATGCAGGAGATCTTCCGCTTCGTGCGTACCGGCATGGAGGCCGATGGCAAGATCCTTGGCTACTACGAGGCGACCGGCATTCGGCCGCGTTTCCTGGAAGACCTGCGCGCCATGGGCATCGACTTTCCCGGACGTTATTTCGAACCCGGCCGGCCGCAGGAGTAG
- a CDS encoding type II secretion system F family protein, which translates to MFDGFSAIYVVYAGAALTGIMVAEAIYLLYAGRSDKRTAINRRMKLQENKISQEQVLIQLRKERGLDAGTSLFSPDRFRALRTQSGMVMPLSKFLTITCGVATAVALAAIWRGLPLLMGLILFVVLVPLLPVITMRSMRKRRLKRFGMQLPEALELITRGLKAGHPVPVAIAMVSREMPDPIGTEFGVIADEVTYGSDLVTALNALFDRVGHEDLPLFITAVSIQTSSGGNLREILDGLSTTIRERGKLRRKVRAISTEGRLSAYILTAVPALLFTAIMAMMPGYYSDVWGVPKTWYMIGGSVSWLMLGNLIMFKMSNFKF; encoded by the coding sequence GTGTTCGACGGGTTCAGCGCGATATATGTCGTCTATGCCGGAGCCGCACTGACCGGCATCATGGTGGCCGAGGCGATCTACCTGCTCTATGCCGGACGCAGCGACAAGCGCACCGCCATCAACCGGCGCATGAAACTGCAGGAAAACAAGATCAGCCAGGAGCAGGTGCTGATCCAGCTGCGCAAGGAGCGCGGTCTCGACGCGGGAACGTCGCTGTTTTCGCCCGACCGGTTCCGTGCCCTGCGCACGCAGTCGGGCATGGTGATGCCGCTTTCGAAATTCCTGACGATCACCTGCGGTGTGGCGACGGCCGTTGCCCTGGCCGCGATCTGGCGCGGGCTGCCGCTGCTGATGGGGCTCATCCTGTTCGTCGTGCTGGTGCCGTTGCTGCCGGTCATTACGATGCGCTCCATGCGCAAGCGCCGGCTGAAGCGTTTCGGCATGCAGCTGCCGGAAGCGCTGGAGCTGATCACGCGCGGTCTCAAGGCCGGTCATCCGGTGCCGGTGGCCATCGCCATGGTGTCGCGCGAGATGCCCGATCCGATCGGCACGGAATTCGGCGTCATTGCCGACGAAGTCACTTATGGTTCCGACCTAGTCACGGCGCTGAATGCACTGTTCGACCGGGTCGGCCACGAGGATCTGCCGCTGTTCATCACCGCCGTGTCGATCCAGACCAGTTCGGGCGGCAATCTGCGCGAGATCCTTGATGGGTTGTCGACGACGATCCGCGAACGCGGCAAGCTGCGACGCAAGGTGCGCGCCATTTCGACGGAAGGGCGCCTCTCGGCCTACATTTTGACGGCCGTACCGGCGCTGCTGTTCACCGCCATCATGGCCATGATGCCGGGATATTACAGCGACGTCTGGGGCGTGCCGAAGACATGGTACATGATCGGCGGCTCGGTCAGCTGGCTGATGCTGGGCAATCTGATCATGTTCAAAATGTCGAATTTCAAGTTCTGA